The sequence below is a genomic window from Bos javanicus breed banteng chromosome 5, ARS-OSU_banteng_1.0, whole genome shotgun sequence.
CATTTGCCCCTTGGACATCTGAATGTCCTCTAGGCTTCTTACCCGAGCTTGAGGACATAACGACTTGAGTTATTTTAGACTAACTTCTGTGAATGTTCAGGTAAATTTCACTTTGGGGTCAGGAACACACACATGTAATCTAGATCCGTCACAGAAACAGTATTGTGCCAGCTCTAGCATTCCCAGGATATGGGGTCATCAGCAAAAGTGGCCCCTACCTTCACAGAGCCTGCATAGAGCAAGGCTGAGATTAGAATTATGTGatatttttctacctttttgCTATTACAGTTTCCACACCAGTCACTTCACAacgtggggattttttttttttaatagaaaagcaTAAGGCTTAAACTAATcaagtatttaagaaaaaaaaatttttttaaaggcatgagACTGGACAACCAGGAAGAGTTGATATATGGAGAAAACATTGAGGAACGGAGGACATCAATTAGGGGTAGCACAAGAAACTCAGATTTTGGCTTAATTCTCAAAGCACTTGCTAAATTGGTCAGTGTGTTAGCAGTAAATTTTTCTCATTGAATTCTCTTGAGGACtgggtaaaaaaatttttttttcccatatatggGGGCACATGAATGTCAAAAAAGCACAGATTTGCAGAAGTTTATTATTTGTGGTAAGAAAAGGGGGTAGTACCAGTAACAGTGAAACAGCCATCCTTTCTCATTTCCCTCCAAGGTCACTGGTGGTAAGGGTGGATGAGAATGCAGGAGAAAAGCTGGGAAGGGGCTGAGGCTGTAGCATTCATGGTCCAAGATCAGTTTGGAaagcatatttattatatttgggaGGAGCAGAAAGGATGTTTCTGTAGATGTTGCCCACAATTATCCAACTATGGTCAATTGACTCAGTAACAATTGGACTCTCTTTCAtgaccagagcttccctggtggctcagatggtaaagcgtctgcctgcaatgtgggagacccgggttcgatccctgggttgggaagatctcctggagaaggaaatggcaacccactccagtattcttgcctggagaatcccagggacggaggagcctggtaggctacagtctatggggtcgcagagagtcagacacgactgagcgacttcacttcacttgacttCAAGACCAGAAACCTGGTGAATAGGTGTTCTGCACCTGCCTCTGTTTATCACTGCCATTACTTCCACTTTACCATTTTCAAAGAAAACCCACCATTATGGGCATGACTTGACTGAGAACAACTGACTTTCCTGCTCAAGATCTTTCTTTAACAGTTATAACACTGGCTGATCAGGGCAGCTTGACCAAGTCCCAGTCTATCACCTTGTTGGGCCAAGGTGCCGTGATGCTCGAACAGTAAGATTCTAATTTTAGTGCTCATTTCATATACagttttccctggtggtccagtggttaaaacactgcactcccaatgcagggagcccgggatttgatccctggtcagggaactaaatcttaTATGCTGCAACTAGGAGTTCGAATTCTGCAaccaaagattccacatgcctcagccaaataaataaaatactgagtCAGTTTTGAATGTTGAAAGCAGATAACTGGATTTAAATATTGTATCTGAGCTTTCTAGTATCTTAACCACTAAAAACTTAGTATGTCCAAAACTAAACATATGCTCCCTCCCAGACATGTTTCCTTTCTGCCCCCTCTCTCAAGTGATGATACAATACCCATCTGCTGAGTCCCAGCCCAGAATCTGAGTCATTCtggcctcctcccacctccctgatgACCTGAATATAAAGTTTCTCTTTAACCTGAGCAGCTGTGCAATGGTTTCTTAGGCAGAGAAATGAATGCTGTGTataccatttcttttcttcattttgctcTCTTCCTATGTCCTCCTCCCTTttatagatatttattgaatacctatggcttcccaggtggctcagtggtaaagaacccacttaccaatacaagagacatgggttcattccctggattggaagatcccctggagaaggaaatggcaacccactccagtattcttgcctggaaaatcccatggacagaggagcctggcaggctacaatccatagggtcgcagaagagtcggacatgacttagcgactaaacagcaacaaaaattgaGTACTTGTTGTGGGCCAGACACTGTATTAGGTACTGAGGAAACAAGTTCACAGACTGGGAGCAGGAGCAGACGTGTAAGTAACATTAGACCAGCAGACCTACATACAAGGTACATAGAGCTTGTAGAGTGAGTCAGTCCCTATAAAGGGGGTGCTGCTTCCTGAGTCTTAAATAACAGTTTTGAGATTACTCAGTAGTCAACAAGGGGGCAAAtctcaggcagaggaaacagcatatGTAAAGTCAGAGTGTTGGACCAGCTCATGGTAGGCCGGAGAACTGTGTGTAATGGTTTTGAGATCACATGGAGTGCAAGAGgtggtggatgaaactagatAGGTAGGCAGAAACCAGGTCATGAAGGACCAAGAGGATAAGTCAAAGAATTTTAATTCTAGGAAGTAGAAGCTGTTGACAATTGGGGGTAATCAAGTCAACAAATtagttttgcattttagaaaggtCACTCTGGCAAAGTatgaaaaatggattaaaagtCAGAGAGACCTGGGGGATAAAAGCCTCTTCAAAGTTTAGGCTAGCTGTGATATCGAAACTAGCATAGCAATGGTCTTCCCTGTGTCTCAAtagtagagaatctacctgccaatgcaggagacacgggttcgatccctggttctggaagatcccacgtTCTGTGGAATAACGaaccctgtgcactgcaacaaccgagcctgtgctctagaacccggaagctacaactactgagcctgtgtgtggCAATTACTGAAACCCAAGCATCCTAGATGCTGttctctgcaagaagagaagccaccacaatgagaaacacaTGCATCGCAACtacagagcagcccctgcttgccacaactagagaaaagctggtgtgcagcaacaaagacgcagcacagccaaaaacaaataaatttattttttagaaactaGCATAGAAAGGTAGAGCTAAGGAGGCACTTACTAACAGGAGTGCTATTTAGGAGGTTTTGATTAAATATAAGttgtggaggagagaggagacctGGATGGACTTGGGTTTTAGGCTGAAAGACACAGAGCTAGAAAGCAGATTGGAAGAGAATATGAGTTTTGCTttggatatttttaatttctagtgCTAAAGGAATCATCCAGAAGGTATTAACCATTGTGCTGTTGGGGATAAAGTGGAACTcctgggaaaagaaaggaaaaggcaagTAGAGGAGGTGGTGATTCAGAAGTGATTGTTATTCCAGAGGCCATGGGAGGAAAGAGGTTTAAGAATAAGTGGTCACCAGGGACATGTGCTTTTGGAAGTTCATGTGACATTAGGATTCAAGAATTTCTTTTGTGATCCAGAGAGGGCTGCTGTGGTTGGTTAGCTTAGAGCTGCAAGACAGTGGAGCACGTTAATATCCTGAATGGGGATGAACCACTGCAGAGAGGGAGCTTTAGGGTACATGAGCAAGAAGATATAGGGTGCAGTGAAGTTCCTAATGAAAGTGGCAGATCCACTTAAGGAAAGTGGTGGGACTCAGAGCATGGGTGGAGGGATGGAGGAGACCATCAATTCACAAAATTATCAGGAACTTGAGGAATCCATAGGTGATAGCTTCTATCATTTCTACAAAGTAAGAATCTAATGTCATTTGTGAAGAATTAAGCAGGAGACCCCCTTCCATTGAAGGAGGCAGAAAGGCCACAGCCAGGAGGAAGAAATCAAGGCATCTGAAAAGAGTTAACCAGACCTGGCTTCCAGCAACCCACTGACTCAGGACTTGAACCAGGCCCTGCCAAAGACTTTCTCCCAATTCTACACTTCCTGGGTTCTGTTGAGTTTTCAccaggcctcttttttttttttttttttaatacaaaagagagaagagactTTCCACTATTAAGGGAGGGGAactagagaataaaataaaaaaactcctcaatcttttttaaatgttgtgtttaaaaaaggtttttttggTTCAATGTCTCAAATTCATCTGATCTCCTATTAGCTCAGTTTTGGATACTGACTGCCGCCGACCCTCCAGGACAGACAGGCTGAGGACAACTTTATGACCCAGAGCCGAACAAGATGCACTGTGGGAGGTTACTATGTATCCTGAGAATAATTGGAACCACACTTTTTGGAGTTTCTCTCCTCTTTGGAATCACAGCTGCTTATATTGTTGGCTACCAATTTTTCCAAACGGATAATTACTATTTCTCTTTTGGGCTATACGGTGCAGTTTTAGTATCACACCTCGTCATCCAAAGCCTGTTTGCCTTTTTGGAGcaccagaaaatgaaaaaatctcTAGAAACCCCCGTTGAGTTGAACAAAACTGTTGCTCTTTGCATTGCCGCATATCAAGAAGATCCAGGCTacttatggaaatgtttgcaaTCTGTGAAAAGGCTAACCTACCCCAGCATTAAAGTTGTCATGGTCATAGATGGAAACTCAGAAGATGACCTTTACATGATGGACATCTTCAGTGAAGTCATGGGCAGGGACATGTCAGCCACGTATATCTGGAAGAGCAACTTCCACATGAAGGGTCCTGGTGAGAGAAATGAGTCACATAAAGAGAGCTCACAACATGTCACCCAGTTGGTCTTGTCCAGCAAGAATATCTGCATCATGCAAAAATGGGGTGGTAAAAGAGAAGTCATGTACACGGCTTTCAGAGCACTGGGACGGAGTGTGGATTATGTACAGGTCTGTGATTCAGACACCATACTTGACCCTGCCTCATCGGTGGAGATGGTAAAGGTTTTAGAAGAAGATCCCATGGTTGGAGGTGTTGGAGGAGATGTCCAGATTTTAAACAAGTATGATTCCTGGATCTCTTTCCTCAGCAGTGTGAGATACTGGATGGCTTTTAACATAGAAAGAGCCTGTCAGTCTTATTTTGGCTGTGTCCAGTGCATTAGCGGACCCCTAGGAATGTACCGAAACTCCTTACTGCAGGAATTTGTGGAAGACTGGTACAATCAAGAATTTATGGGCAGCCATTGTAGTTTCGGAGATGACAGGCACCTAACGAACCGAGTGCTGAGTCTGGGCTATGCAACGAAATACACAGCTCGATCCAAGTGCCTTACTGAAACACCTAAGGAATATCTCAGATGGTTAAACCAGCAGACCCGTTGGAGCAAGTCCTACTTCCGAGAGTGGCTGTACAATGTGATGTGGTTCCACAAACATCACCTGTGGATGACCTATGAAGCCGTCATCACTgggttcttccctttctttctcattgCCACAGTAATCCAGCTCTTCTACAGGGGTAAAACTTGGAACATACTCCTCTTCCTGTTAACTGTCCAGTTAGTGGGTCTCATAAAATCATCTTTTGCCAGCTGCCTTAGAGGAAACACCATCATGGTCTTCATGTCCCTCTACTCCATGTTATACATGTCAAGTTTACTTCCCGCCAAGATGTTTGCAATTGCAACGATTAACAAAGCTGGGTGGGGTACTTCTGGAAGGAAGACCATTGTTGTTAATTTAATAGGACTCATCCCTGTAACAATTTGGTTCACAATCCTCCTGGGTGGTGTGGTTTTCAccatttatatggaatctaaaaagccaTTCTCAGAATCGAAACAGACAGTTGTAATTGTAGGAACATTGCTGTATGTATGCTACTGGGTCCTGTTTTTGACACTGTATGTGGTTGTCATCAAGAAGTGTGGCAGGCAGAGGAAGGGACCACAGTACAGCGTGGCGCTTGATGTATGATCTTACATTTGGTGTTTGCAGTTATAGATgcagacacatgcacacaatcTTCATCCCTCCAGGGGACTGCACGGTGTCTTGGCATCAAATATTGCCACCAAAGGAGACATATCGCTGCTGCTAGGACTTGAACAAAGACATTTGTATGGGTTTATTTTAATTCTGCCAAAGTAAAGTGACACGTCAAGAAGGATGAGTCAGATTTAACTTGATATTTCTATGAAAATGGGAAGAATTCTTTGTTCATGCACTCTTTCTTTACTTTACGTTTGCCTAACAGTGTTCTGCCctatcggagaaggtgatggcaccccactccagttctcttgcctggaaaattctttgggcagaggagcctggtgggctgcagtccattgggtcgctaagagtcagacacaactgagtgacttcactttcactttcatgcactggagaaggaaatagcaacccactccagtgttcttgcctagagaatcccagggaccggggagccggtgggctgccgtctatggggtcgcacagagttggacatgactgaagcgacttagcagcagcagtagcaattcTGCCCTATATACCTCACTAGTGATAACTTacatgggttgttgttgttcggtggctaagttgtgcccaactcttagcgaccccattgatggcagcacaccaggctttccagtccttcactatctccttggatttgctcaaactcatgtccactgagttattATGGAAGAAAAGGATTTTGAAACTCAAGGGAAATTTCTTTCAACATATACAACCCTAACTTATGGACTGtgtttgtagctttttttttttttttttaagaaaagttttctGTCTAACTACCAAGTGAAATGCCAAAGGATATTTTATAGACTGTACTTTTATATAATTGTACTGTTTTAGAAGTTTGTATGCCAATCTTAAAACAAATTGtgcatagttttatattttactccTCTGCCAAAATTCAcctattcttccttttttaaaaataaatagattctgAAAAAATTCATACTTGAAAAATGTCTACCCAAAATGTGAAGCTTGGTTGACTGATATTATTCATGatagataaaaagaataaagtgtttctttctctctacttttaaaattgaatagTTAATTTCTGTGAAAAGGTGCTTAaactttcaatattttaatttttttcatttatttttaaatatttatttatttgggagcTCTTGTAACTGTttatttagttgcagcacatggtaTCTTCCAACTTCATTGCAGCACGTgtgatctttagttgaggcatgtgggatctagttccctgaccaaggtcccctacattgggaacaaggagtcttaacccctcccactgaaccaccaagaaagtccctttcttcatttgtcttcagtcagttcagttcagtcgctcagtcgtgtccaactctttgcaatcccatgaattgcagcacgccaggcctccctgtccatcaccaactccaggagttcactcagactaatgtccatcgagtcagtgatgccatccagccatctcatcctctgtcgtccccttctcctcctgcccccaatccctcccagcatcagagtcttttccaatgagtcaactcttcgcatgaggtggccaaagtattggagtttcagctttag
It includes:
- the LOC133248072 gene encoding hyaluronan synthase 2-like, which produces MHCGRLLCILRIIGTTLFGVSLLFGITAAYIVGYQFFQTDNYYFSFGLYGAVLVSHLVIQSLFAFLEHQKMKKSLETPVELNKTVALCIAAYQEDPGYLWKCLQSVKRLTYPSIKVVMVIDGNSEDDLYMMDIFSEVMGRDMSATYIWKSNFHMKGPGERNESHKESSQHVTQLVLSSKNICIMQKWGGKREVMYTAFRALGRSVDYVQVCDSDTILDPASSVEMVKVLEEDPMVGGVGGDVQILNKYDSWISFLSSVRYWMAFNIERACQSYFGCVQCISGPLGMYRNSLLQEFVEDWYNQEFMGSHCSFGDDRHLTNRVLSLGYATKYTARSKCLTETPKEYLRWLNQQTRWSKSYFREWLYNVMWFHKHHLWMTYEAVITGFFPFFLIATVIQLFYRGKTWNILLFLLTVQLVGLIKSSFASCLRGNTIMVFMSLYSMLYMSSLLPAKMFAIATINKAGWGTSGRKTIVVNLIGLIPVTIWFTILLGGVVFTIYMESKKPFSESKQTVVIVGTLLYVCYWVLFLTLYVVVIKKCGRQRKGPQYSVALDV